A genomic segment from Thermoplasmata archaeon encodes:
- a CDS encoding exo-alpha-sialidase produces MPRNQRVRVLLGTRKGTYVVDSDRRRRTWRVGPAAHAGSEVYHVVADPRHPGDLYAAVNNGFWGPMVQRSRNWGKTWKEIATPLTPVRKDRTGPFFDDSPGAGTPRPLTNLWHIEPGLPSEPGTLFLGADPHLLFRSPDLGASWQGVASLNEHPDRKNWGPGAGGACLHTILLDPRDPQRLYVGMSAVGTFRSEDGGGSWKPVNRGVMTPFLPTKYPETGQCVHHVAMDAANPDVFYRQDHGGMYVSRDRMERWTRIGRALGDDFGFCVASPASAPGRAYFVRLNGQARVTGEGYFQVHAWDDERRRWSRLLQPGAFPGHFGVQREGIATDALTPHGIYVGTTTGQLFISPNAGRSWQLVAYQFPGIHSVSIANPD; encoded by the coding sequence ATGCCGCGGAACCAGAGAGTCCGGGTCCTTCTCGGGACCCGCAAGGGAACCTACGTCGTCGACAGCGACCGCCGCCGCCGAACCTGGAGAGTGGGCCCGGCCGCCCATGCGGGCAGCGAGGTCTACCACGTGGTGGCCGACCCGCGCCACCCGGGAGACCTCTACGCGGCCGTGAACAACGGTTTCTGGGGCCCGATGGTGCAGCGCTCGCGCAACTGGGGCAAGACCTGGAAGGAGATCGCCACGCCCCTGACGCCGGTCCGCAAGGACCGTACCGGGCCGTTCTTCGACGACAGCCCGGGCGCCGGGACGCCGCGGCCGCTCACGAACCTCTGGCACATCGAGCCGGGGCTGCCGAGCGAGCCCGGGACGCTGTTCCTCGGCGCCGACCCGCATCTGTTGTTCCGCAGCCCGGACCTCGGGGCGAGCTGGCAAGGGGTGGCCAGCCTCAACGAGCACCCGGACCGCAAGAACTGGGGGCCCGGTGCGGGCGGGGCGTGCCTGCACACGATCCTGCTCGATCCGCGGGACCCCCAGCGCCTCTACGTGGGCATGTCGGCGGTCGGAACGTTCCGATCCGAGGACGGAGGCGGGAGCTGGAAGCCGGTCAACCGCGGCGTGATGACCCCGTTCCTGCCGACCAAATACCCCGAGACGGGCCAGTGCGTCCACCACGTCGCGATGGACGCGGCGAACCCCGACGTCTTCTACCGACAGGACCACGGCGGCATGTACGTCTCTCGCGACCGGATGGAGCGCTGGACGCGGATCGGCCGAGCCCTCGGCGACGACTTCGGCTTCTGCGTCGCGTCGCCGGCAAGCGCCCCGGGCCGCGCCTACTTCGTCCGCCTGAACGGGCAGGCGCGCGTGACCGGTGAGGGATACTTCCAGGTCCACGCCTGGGACGACGAGCGGCGCCGCTGGTCGAGGCTGCTCCAACCGGGGGCCTTCCCCGGCCACTTCGGCGTCCAGCGGGAAGGGATCGCGACCGACGCCCTGACCCCGCACGGCATCTACGTGGGCACGACGACCGGTCAGCTGTTCATCAGCCCGAACGCCGGCCGGTCCTGGCAGCTTGTGGCCTACCAGTTCCCGGGCATCCACTCGGTGAGCATCGCGAACCCGGACTGA
- a CDS encoding MFS transporter, with protein MAAEQDAPPSNAGPPTPAPKTLATFDRAYANRVMVLLAAIVVVVLYIEGMLTPSLPTIQSDFHVDTAQASLIISSYAAAGVALSPVIGKLGDIHGKRKVLSAVMLAYAAAVSVTGFSPTFSFMVAARTVQGIGLTILPLGMALVREEFPRELVPRAQGLLSAMFGVGFVVSLPAGSFISQNYGWRVTYHSAIPFVVLLAILVVLFVRESSYRRPNARVDYVGAAFLGGGLGGVVTGLAQGQLWGWTSAPTLSFLGVGIALFVPFALYEGWWKRRNREPIIDGRLLRERNVLVTNLVLTVVGLAMYVALFSLIYQFEFPPASGGYNGSFPTINIFTAGLYIVPLALAMIVVAAVVSFTVSRVGVKPLALGGAVVTALGFYLVSTAGALSQALLYETVIGAGIAMLNASVINLLILTVDPKDMGQATAMNNVFRNIGGSVGAPIAGSLLATFVLTSGPWAGFGVPAHLAFQYAFWIAAAVMLVGGITILFGQEVLGPRRHSRFAHLPVLPPHARRAAGPGPPDPAPAPAVEGTPLADPAAP; from the coding sequence ATGGCCGCCGAGCAGGACGCGCCGCCCTCGAACGCCGGCCCCCCGACCCCGGCGCCGAAGACGCTCGCGACCTTCGATCGCGCGTACGCCAATCGCGTGATGGTCCTTCTCGCCGCGATCGTCGTCGTGGTCCTGTACATCGAGGGGATGCTCACGCCGTCGCTGCCGACGATCCAGTCCGACTTCCACGTCGACACGGCGCAGGCGAGCCTCATCATCTCCTCCTACGCCGCCGCCGGGGTGGCCCTGTCGCCCGTCATCGGGAAGCTCGGCGACATCCACGGCAAGCGCAAGGTGCTCAGCGCCGTCATGCTCGCCTACGCCGCCGCGGTCTCCGTCACCGGCTTCTCTCCGACGTTCTCCTTCATGGTGGCCGCCCGCACGGTCCAGGGGATCGGGCTCACGATCCTTCCGCTCGGAATGGCCCTCGTGCGCGAGGAGTTCCCGCGGGAGCTCGTCCCGCGCGCCCAGGGGCTCCTCAGCGCCATGTTCGGCGTCGGATTCGTGGTGAGCCTGCCGGCCGGGTCGTTCATCTCGCAGAACTACGGCTGGCGGGTCACCTACCACTCCGCGATCCCGTTCGTCGTGCTGCTCGCGATCCTGGTCGTCCTCTTCGTGCGGGAGTCGTCGTACCGACGGCCGAACGCCCGGGTCGACTACGTCGGCGCGGCGTTCCTCGGGGGCGGGCTCGGCGGCGTGGTGACGGGGCTCGCCCAGGGCCAGCTGTGGGGATGGACCTCCGCGCCGACCCTCAGCTTCCTGGGCGTCGGGATCGCCCTGTTCGTCCCGTTCGCGCTCTACGAGGGCTGGTGGAAGCGGCGCAACCGCGAGCCGATCATCGACGGCCGGCTGCTGCGGGAGCGGAACGTCCTCGTCACGAACCTCGTCCTCACCGTGGTCGGTCTCGCGATGTACGTGGCCCTGTTCTCGCTGATCTACCAGTTCGAGTTCCCGCCCGCCTCGGGGGGCTACAACGGGTCGTTCCCGACGATCAACATCTTCACCGCCGGCCTCTACATCGTTCCGCTCGCCCTCGCCATGATCGTCGTCGCGGCGGTCGTGAGCTTCACGGTCTCGCGCGTCGGGGTTAAGCCGCTCGCCCTCGGCGGCGCCGTCGTGACCGCGCTCGGCTTCTATCTCGTCTCGACGGCGGGTGCCCTCTCCCAGGCCCTGCTCTACGAGACGGTGATCGGGGCCGGGATCGCGATGCTGAACGCCTCGGTCATCAATCTGCTCATCCTCACCGTCGACCCCAAGGACATGGGGCAGGCGACCGCGATGAACAACGTCTTCCGCAACATCGGCGGGAGCGTCGGCGCCCCGATCGCCGGCTCGCTGCTCGCCACGTTCGTCCTCACTTCGGGGCCCTGGGCGGGCTTCGGGGTGCCCGCCCACCTCGCCTTCCAGTACGCGTTCTGGATCGCCGCGGCGGTGATGCTGGTCGGCGGGATCACGATCCTCTTCGGGCAGGAGGTCCTGGGCCCCCGTCGGCACAGCCGATTCGCCCATCTGCCCGTGCTGCCTCCCCACGCCCGCCGCGCCGCCGGGCCCGGGCCTCCGGATCCCGCGCCGGCCCCGGCCGTG
- a CDS encoding MarR family transcriptional regulator: protein MSSTSDGSAGRPPNPADRLARTVGRLVRNRIKHGREEARALGLTLPQLFVLVGLREFEPMPVSRWTDAIGVSPSATTGLLDGLEEAGYLARVHGRTDRRQVLISLTPAGRRLGARVERGARARWRAFCRGVSEQDLGAAADTLERIVRRMGPAADLAPRGRPRSRTPPGTRRRDRRSG, encoded by the coding sequence ATGAGCTCGACGTCGGATGGCTCGGCCGGTCGGCCCCCGAACCCGGCGGACCGGCTCGCCCGGACGGTCGGTCGACTGGTCCGGAACCGGATCAAGCACGGGCGCGAGGAGGCGAGGGCGCTCGGTCTGACCTTGCCGCAGCTGTTCGTGCTCGTCGGCCTGCGGGAGTTCGAACCGATGCCCGTGAGCCGATGGACCGACGCGATCGGGGTTTCTCCCTCCGCCACCACGGGGCTCCTCGACGGCCTCGAAGAGGCCGGCTACCTGGCCCGCGTCCACGGCCGGACGGACCGACGACAGGTGCTGATCTCGCTCACTCCGGCTGGTCGCCGGCTGGGGGCACGGGTCGAGCGCGGGGCCCGCGCCCGATGGCGAGCCTTCTGCCGGGGGGTGTCCGAGCAGGATCTCGGGGCCGCGGCGGACACGCTCGAGCGGATCGTCCGACGCATGGGACCCGCGGCGGACCTCGCTCCGCGGGGTCGGCCGCGATCGCGGACCCCGCCCGGGACGAGGCGTCGCGATCGCCGGAGCGGATAG